One genomic window of Salvelinus alpinus chromosome 9, SLU_Salpinus.1, whole genome shotgun sequence includes the following:
- the rassf9 gene encoding ras association domain-containing protein 9, which produces MAPFGKNFLKARLKNRAKDKDDKETVLGKEIQVSVCDEEKVVCGVTKHTTCADIVQALLDDHKTIPESKKILHGDPKDFCLLERWKGFERALPPLTRILRLWNAWGDQRPFIQFTLVKASDFVPQAGCKKGVNLKGAKGAKRWEQGPAQYSQSLPVERQKRMVKKAFRKLEKIHKEKRVVGSSPGSEEIDRMVQLLIQQDHTIRHQIQRMRELDCEMERFEMELQGGQQDTELLHEGFSSLSPISFPHSHNQNLDSQPGVSEQELLQECVYTSDGVAQLEMQLLRHEELIAQLSQDIDVELTRAMLALPEVPDKDTQLQGATAGVTSDPDLSWEAAELERLQAELRLSLRTGVSLHIQTAQLEKELKGYESTLFSKDQDCWQLASQLSTLQVGDSVQETPRLGTMKCPAPCIVPQAVRLKHSLSPTDVTDTDSDTGISSTHSQDSLSPCLDMILPPLDTDV; this is translated from the exons ATGGCTCCATTCGGGAAGAACTTTCTGAAAGCGCGTTTGAAAAACAG AGCGAAGGACAAAGACGACAAGGAAACTGTGCTAGGAAAGGAGATccaggtgtctgtgtgtgatgaGGAGAAGGTGGTGTGCGGTGTCACCAAACACACCACGTGTGCTGACATAGTGCAGGCCTTGCTGGACGACCACAAGACCATCCCTGAGAGCAAGAAAATTCTGCACGGCGACCCTAAAGACTTCTGCCTGCTAGAGCGGTGGAAAGGCTTTGAGAGGGCTCTGCCCCCATTAACCCGCATCCTCAGGCTATGGAACGCCTGGGGAGACCAGCGACCATTCATCCAGTTCACCCTGGTAAAGGCCAGCGATTTTGTACCCCAAGCAGGATGCAAGAAAGGGGTCAACTTGAAGGGGGCTAAGGGGGCTAAGAGATGGGAACAAGGCCCGGCACAGTACTCCCAGTCACTGCCAGTGGAGAGGCAGAAACGGATGGTGAAGAAGGCCTTCAGGAAGCTGGAGAAGATCCATAAGGAGAAGAGGGTAGTGGGATCTtctccgggcagcgaggagataGACAGGATGGTTCAGCTGCTTATCCAACAGGACCACACCATCCGACATCAGATCCAGAGGATGAGGGAGCTGGACTGTGAGATGGAACGCTTTGAGATGGAGCTGCAGGGAGGACAACAGGATACAGAGCTTCTCCATGAGGGATTCTCCTCACTCTCCCCGATCTCCTTCCCCCACAGCCACAACCAGAACCTGGACAGCCAGCCAGGGGTTTCAGAGCAGGAGCTGCTGCAGGAGTGCGTGTATACTAGTGACGGTGTGGCCCAGTTGGAGATGCAGCTGCTCAGGCACGAGGAGCTTATAGCCCAGCTGTCCCAGGACATCGACGTAGAGCTGACGAGGGCCATGTTAGCGTTGCCGGAGGTCCCCGACAAGGATACTCAGTTACAGGGGGCAACGGCAGGGGTAACTTCTGACCCAGACCTGTCCTGGGAGGCGGCAGAACTGGAGAGACTGCAGGCCGAACTGAGGCTTAGTCTGCGCACCGGCGTGTCCCTTCACATCCAAACGGCCCAGCTGGAGAAGGAGCTGAAGGGCTATGAATCCACACTGTTCTCCAAGGACCAGGATTGCTGGCAGCTGGCTTCCCAGCTGAGCACACTGCAGGTGGGGGACAGCGTGCAGGAAACGCCCAGGCTCGGGACTATGAAATGCCCGGCCCCATGCATTGTTCCACAGGCAGTGAGACTGAAACACAGCCTGTCCCCTACAGATGTTACAGACACAGACTCAGACACAGGGATCAGCTCCACACACAGTCAGGActcactgtctccctgtctggACATGATCCTGCCACCGCTGGACACTGATGTCTGA